One stretch of Sinomonas terrae DNA includes these proteins:
- a CDS encoding IclR family transcriptional regulator, producing the protein MPRLTPAVLRSLDILELFLDHERLTGAEVARLTGLPRASVHELLATLAERGYLKRRPDGTYALGVASFVLGQAYGDRLDLRQVGRQVARQVAEQCQETVNVGVLDGSDVVYLVKIDSPLPVRLVSHAGGRLPATCTAIGKALLSALDPDELDERIPDPLAGLTPQSVTDREALLAQLAEARQTGAAYEAGESSPEVNCVAVPVRDHTGAVVAALSVSVPEARWARRSPEEWKALAKDGAEDLSRALGRRPAPTDLESTPAGAAAGTRTMPPETSKAPKAS; encoded by the coding sequence ATGCCCAGACTGACGCCAGCGGTGCTGCGCAGCCTGGACATCCTCGAACTGTTCCTCGACCACGAGCGCCTGACCGGAGCCGAAGTCGCCCGGCTCACTGGGCTGCCGCGCGCCTCAGTGCACGAGCTCCTGGCCACACTGGCCGAACGCGGGTACCTGAAGCGCCGTCCGGACGGCACCTACGCGCTCGGCGTCGCCTCGTTCGTCCTCGGCCAGGCGTACGGGGATCGCCTCGACCTTCGCCAAGTCGGCCGACAGGTCGCCCGACAGGTGGCAGAGCAATGCCAGGAGACCGTCAACGTGGGGGTCCTGGACGGCTCGGACGTTGTCTACCTCGTCAAGATCGACAGTCCGCTGCCCGTCCGTTTGGTCTCCCACGCAGGGGGAAGGCTGCCGGCCACCTGCACCGCTATCGGAAAGGCTCTGCTCTCGGCCCTTGACCCAGACGAGCTCGACGAGAGGATCCCCGACCCCTTGGCCGGCCTGACGCCCCAGAGCGTCACAGACCGCGAGGCGCTCCTCGCCCAACTCGCGGAAGCGCGCCAGACCGGGGCGGCCTACGAAGCCGGAGAGTCATCCCCGGAGGTCAATTGCGTGGCCGTGCCCGTCAGGGACCACACCGGGGCCGTCGTCGCGGCCCTGTCCGTCTCCGTTCCCGAAGCGCGCTGGGCCCGGCGCTCCCCCGAGGAGTGGAAGGCCTTGGCCAAGGACGGTGCCGAGGACCTTTCGCGCGCCCTCGGAAGGCGCCCCGCTCCTACGGATCTCGAATCGACCCCTGCCGGGGCCGCAGCCGGGACACGAACCATGCCGCCGGAGACGTCCAAGGCACCCAAGGCATCCTGA
- a CDS encoding enolase C-terminal domain-like protein, which produces MSTISNVEIHEFAYDAPDIGLNREQMDLVADPGGSQRLGKFAVVIETEDGSRGEYVGMWGATQMSLGQTLDLAPRLLGRDALQRESIYDDFKRAHRQYDHMGFGYLDICLWDLAGKRYGASVSELLGGWRTRLPAYASTTHGDEKVLSGPEAYAEFAEACYELGYRAFKMHGWADGDVSREIATVDLLGERVGDRMALMNDPACHLRTFRDALNVGRACDRNNFAWLEDPFRDSGVSANAHRRLRELISTPLLVGEHVRGLEPKADLAVSGATDYLRSDPEYDLGITGAMKIAHLGESLGLDVEIHASGPAHRHCMSAMRNTNYYEVALVNPAAPNPLPPVYACDYSDSLEAVGADGCFPVPDGPGLGVTYDWDYLGAHTTAVHRFSPES; this is translated from the coding sequence GTGAGCACCATCAGCAATGTCGAGATCCACGAATTCGCCTACGATGCCCCGGACATAGGCCTCAACCGGGAGCAGATGGACCTCGTGGCCGACCCCGGGGGCAGCCAGCGGCTGGGCAAGTTCGCCGTCGTCATCGAAACCGAGGACGGCTCCCGCGGCGAGTACGTGGGCATGTGGGGCGCAACGCAGATGTCACTCGGCCAGACCCTCGACCTCGCCCCCCGCCTCCTCGGCCGGGACGCCCTGCAGCGCGAGAGCATCTACGACGACTTCAAGCGCGCACACCGCCAGTACGACCACATGGGCTTCGGCTACCTGGACATCTGCCTCTGGGACCTGGCCGGGAAGCGATACGGCGCCTCGGTCTCGGAACTCCTCGGCGGCTGGCGGACGCGCCTGCCCGCCTACGCCAGCACTACCCACGGCGACGAGAAGGTCCTCTCAGGCCCCGAGGCCTACGCCGAGTTCGCCGAGGCCTGCTACGAGCTCGGCTACCGCGCCTTCAAGATGCACGGCTGGGCCGACGGGGACGTCAGCCGCGAGATCGCCACCGTCGACCTGCTCGGCGAACGCGTCGGGGACCGCATGGCCCTGATGAACGACCCCGCCTGCCACCTCAGGACCTTCAGGGACGCCCTCAACGTCGGCCGGGCCTGCGACCGCAACAACTTCGCCTGGCTCGAAGACCCCTTCCGGGACAGCGGCGTCTCTGCGAACGCGCATCGCCGGCTCCGCGAGCTGATCAGCACCCCGCTGCTCGTGGGCGAGCACGTCCGGGGCCTCGAACCCAAAGCGGACCTCGCCGTCTCCGGAGCCACCGACTACCTCCGCTCCGACCCCGAATACGACCTCGGCATCACCGGGGCGATGAAGATCGCCCACCTCGGCGAGTCCCTCGGCCTGGACGTGGAGATCCACGCCTCCGGCCCCGCCCACCGCCACTGCATGTCCGCGATGCGCAACACCAACTACTACGAAGTCGCCCTCGTCAACCCCGCGGCCCCCAACCCCCTGCCCCCGGTCTACGCCTGCGACTACTCGGACAGCCTCGAAGCCGTCGGAGCCGACGGCTGCTTCCCCGTCCCCGACGGCCCCGGACTGGGCGTCACCTACGACTGGGACTACCTCGGAGCCCACACCACCGCCGTCCACCGGTTCAGCCCTGAATCCTGA